One part of the Acetoanaerobium sticklandii genome encodes these proteins:
- the coaD gene encoding pantetheine-phosphate adenylyltransferase has protein sequence MAKIAVYPGSFDPITNGHIDVIKRASKVFDHLIVAVLVNDSKKSMFTLDERLDILKHSIDNLDNVSFDSFSGLLVDYCKEKQLSAIVRGLRAISDFEFELQMAQMNRQLYDETETVFFTTSEQYSYLSSSLVKEVAKFGGKIDGLIPDYAIIKMKQKLSRGE, from the coding sequence ATGGCTAAAATAGCAGTATATCCAGGGAGTTTTGACCCTATAACAAATGGGCATATTGATGTTATAAAAAGAGCGTCAAAGGTTTTCGATCATCTGATAGTTGCTGTTTTAGTAAATGACAGTAAAAAAAGTATGTTCACTCTTGATGAGAGACTAGATATATTAAAACACAGTATAGATAATCTAGATAATGTAAGCTTTGATAGTTTTTCAGGGTTACTTGTGGATTATTGCAAAGAAAAGCAATTATCAGCAATAGTGAGGGGCTTAAGAGCTATTTCAGATTTTGAATTTGAGCTACAAATGGCTCAGATGAATAGACAACTATATGATGAAACTGAAACAGTCTTTTTTACTACGAGTGAGCAATATTCATATTTAAGCTCAAGTCTAGTAAAGGAAGTTGCGAAATTTGGCGGAAAAATTGATGGACTTATACCAGATTATGCTATAATAAAGATGAAGCAAAAGTTGAGTAGGGGGGAGTAA
- the recG gene encoding ATP-dependent DNA helicase RecG: protein MKSKLDLEIDIIPGIGPKKKTVYYKRGIKTIKDLLMHYPMRYEDRRHFKKIADVHFEEKVCIEGKIISVDVKKPKKNMVILRICIYDNTQKAFLTVFNNPYIQSQLTIGRTIKAYGTAKRINGICNISAPEIDFDNYSKKTGIIYPVYPLTRGLFNDEIIKSIKWILQSLNIKELEYLNSKYRQQLRLCELDDAIKNIHFPKDPLLIKVAKFRLVFDEFFLLNIGLSSIKHGLVKEPGIKHESSEETKSKIEAFVEELPFELTKAQSKVMQEIIDDMASDKPMQRLVQGDVGSGKTVIAMIAAYYAYINGYQCALMAPTEILAKQHYNNFLDIFKNTNAEIRLLTGSTTAKSKRTVYEELLNGSCDIVIGTHALIEDKVKFNNLSLVITDEQHRFGVRQRSKLLLKNHLTVDMLVMTATPIPRTLAFILHGDLDISVIDQMPSGRKPIKTFASKKQEANKVYDFAKQEIALGRQIYIVCPLIEESENLDIQAANELFEKLSESVFKGYKLALLHGKMKAQEKQEIMDAFSSGRIDILISTTVIEVGVNVPNSSVMIIQDAQRFGLSQLHQLRGRVGRGEYQSYCVLLYEGKNKYIEQRMKIMQNSNDGFEISQKDLELRGPGEYFGTRQHGLDNFKLADISKHISILNLAKDFADEVMSEDPELKNEENKAIKIELDKRFNKFMG, encoded by the coding sequence ATGAAATCGAAACTAGATTTGGAAATAGATATAATTCCAGGGATAGGACCAAAGAAAAAAACTGTTTACTACAAGCGGGGAATTAAAACCATAAAAGATTTGTTAATGCATTATCCCATGAGGTATGAAGATAGAAGACATTTTAAAAAGATTGCGGATGTGCATTTTGAAGAGAAAGTTTGTATTGAGGGGAAGATTATATCAGTAGATGTAAAGAAGCCCAAAAAAAATATGGTTATTTTAAGAATATGTATTTATGACAATACACAAAAAGCTTTTTTGACTGTTTTTAACAATCCTTATATACAAAGTCAGCTGACTATAGGAAGGACTATAAAAGCTTATGGTACGGCTAAAAGGATAAATGGGATTTGCAATATCAGCGCTCCAGAAATAGATTTTGACAATTACAGCAAAAAAACTGGAATAATATATCCAGTATATCCATTGACAAGAGGTTTATTTAATGATGAAATAATAAAGTCGATAAAGTGGATATTGCAAAGCTTAAATATAAAAGAGCTAGAGTATCTTAATTCTAAATATAGGCAACAATTGAGGTTATGTGAGCTAGATGATGCAATAAAAAATATTCATTTTCCAAAGGATCCCCTACTCATAAAGGTTGCGAAATTCAGGCTGGTTTTTGATGAGTTTTTTTTGCTCAATATTGGCTTATCTAGCATTAAGCATGGATTGGTTAAAGAACCAGGAATAAAGCATGAAAGCTCAGAAGAAACCAAATCTAAAATAGAAGCATTTGTAGAAGAATTGCCATTTGAGCTTACAAAAGCTCAGTCAAAAGTAATGCAAGAAATAATTGATGATATGGCTTCAGATAAACCTATGCAAAGACTGGTACAAGGAGATGTAGGCTCTGGGAAAACTGTAATTGCTATGATTGCGGCATATTATGCTTACATAAATGGATATCAATGTGCTCTTATGGCTCCGACTGAAATATTAGCGAAGCAGCATTACAATAATTTTTTAGATATATTTAAAAATACTAATGCAGAAATTAGGCTGCTAACTGGAAGTACAACAGCAAAAAGTAAAAGAACAGTTTATGAAGAGCTTTTAAATGGAAGCTGTGATATTGTAATTGGAACTCATGCTCTAATAGAAGACAAGGTTAAGTTTAACAACTTGAGCCTAGTAATAACGGATGAACAGCATAGATTTGGAGTGAGGCAAAGAAGCAAATTGCTACTTAAAAATCATCTTACAGTAGATATGCTAGTAATGACAGCAACCCCTATTCCAAGAACCTTAGCTTTTATTTTACACGGTGATTTAGACATTTCTGTAATTGACCAGATGCCATCAGGAAGAAAGCCTATTAAAACCTTTGCATCAAAGAAGCAAGAGGCAAATAAGGTTTATGATTTTGCAAAGCAAGAGATAGCTCTAGGACGACAGATATATATAGTGTGTCCACTAATAGAAGAAAGTGAAAATTTGGATATTCAAGCAGCAAATGAATTGTTTGAGAAGCTATCAGAATCGGTATTTAAAGGATATAAGCTAGCACTTTTGCACGGGAAGATGAAAGCTCAAGAAAAACAGGAAATAATGGATGCGTTTTCAAGTGGAAGAATAGATATACTCATATCAACTACAGTTATAGAAGTCGGAGTGAATGTGCCAAACTCATCTGTTATGATAATTCAAGATGCTCAGAGGTTTGGATTGTCACAGCTTCATCAGCTAAGAGGCAGAGTTGGAAGAGGAGAATATCAATCTTACTGTGTACTACTATATGAGGGTAAGAATAAATATATAGAGCAGAGAATGAAAATTATGCAAAATAGCAATGATGGTTTTGAAATATCACAAAAGGATTTAGAACTCAGAGGACCTGGAGAATATTTTGGAACAAGACAGCATGGATTAGACAATTTTAAGCTAGCAGATATTTCGAAACATATTTCAATTCTTAATCTTGCCAAGGATTTTGCAGATGAGGTAATGAGCGAAGATCCAGAATTGAAAAATGAAGAAAACAAGGCTATAAAAATAGAATTAGATAAACGATTTAATAAATTTATGGGTTAA
- a CDS encoding DAK2 domain-containing protein, whose product MNKIDAVLLKEMILSGANNLVNEKALIDKLNVFPVPDGDTGTNMSLTIESAVSELENSNISTITEIGKSITKGSLMGARGNSGVILSQLLRGFAKSIENKEELTIEDIALALDSAREVAYKAVIKPVEGTILTVVRQTAEEALKIYKNHMDMKFFLEELLEASNNSLNHTPELLKALKDANVVDSGGKGFVVFFEGLYRGFIGEPVKKDKSEKLAPALFEEEDIHIFEGELEFGYCTEFMVKTTKIIPEDFKKEIENYGDSLIVVGDDGLIKIHIHTNNPGEVMEKAINYGDLDRIKIENMRLQHEVRIEQNKDAKAEVVLESSRAEINKGFGIISVAMGDGLSKIMKDFGVDHIIEGGQTMNPSTKDFLEAIDKIKANDIFILPNNSNIIMAATQASEISTKNIKVIPTKTIPQGFQALMNMSLQSSFEDNLSSMTESIGYVKSGQVTFAVRDTSADGLEISKDDVIGIGEKKIVSAGKEISAVTKMLIENLVDEDSEIISLFYGEDINEDEAESLIEELEEAYPDLDIELYHGGQPLYYYIISVE is encoded by the coding sequence ATGAACAAAATAGATGCAGTTTTATTAAAAGAAATGATTTTATCAGGGGCAAATAATCTTGTAAATGAAAAAGCACTGATAGATAAATTAAATGTGTTTCCAGTTCCAGATGGAGATACAGGTACAAATATGTCGCTTACAATTGAATCGGCTGTATCAGAGCTTGAAAATTCAAATATAAGTACAATTACAGAAATTGGAAAATCTATAACAAAAGGCTCGTTAATGGGAGCTAGAGGAAACTCAGGTGTAATATTATCTCAACTTTTAAGAGGATTCGCAAAATCTATAGAAAATAAAGAAGAGCTTACTATTGAAGATATAGCTTTAGCACTTGATTCTGCGAGAGAAGTGGCATATAAAGCCGTAATTAAGCCTGTAGAAGGAACTATTTTAACTGTAGTTAGACAAACAGCTGAAGAAGCCTTGAAAATATATAAAAATCATATGGATATGAAATTTTTTCTAGAAGAATTGCTAGAGGCATCAAATAATTCACTTAATCATACGCCAGAGCTTCTAAAAGCTCTTAAGGATGCTAATGTTGTTGACTCGGGTGGAAAAGGCTTTGTCGTATTTTTTGAGGGCTTGTATCGTGGTTTCATAGGTGAACCTGTAAAAAAGGATAAGTCTGAAAAGCTAGCACCAGCATTATTCGAAGAAGAAGATATCCATATATTCGAAGGTGAACTTGAATTTGGATACTGTACTGAATTTATGGTAAAAACCACTAAAATAATACCTGAAGACTTTAAAAAAGAGATTGAAAACTATGGAGACTCGCTGATTGTAGTTGGGGATGATGGACTAATTAAAATTCATATCCACACTAATAATCCAGGTGAGGTTATGGAAAAAGCTATAAATTATGGAGATTTAGATAGAATTAAAATTGAAAATATGAGGCTTCAGCATGAAGTTAGAATAGAGCAAAACAAGGATGCTAAAGCTGAGGTTGTATTAGAGTCAAGCAGAGCAGAAATTAACAAGGGCTTTGGTATAATATCTGTTGCTATGGGAGATGGACTTAGTAAGATAATGAAGGATTTTGGAGTAGACCATATTATAGAAGGTGGTCAGACTATGAATCCTAGTACAAAAGATTTCTTAGAAGCAATAGATAAAATTAAGGCAAATGATATCTTTATTTTACCGAATAACAGTAATATTATAATGGCTGCTACACAGGCTAGCGAAATTAGCACTAAAAATATAAAAGTTATTCCTACCAAAACAATACCTCAAGGTTTTCAAGCGCTTATGAATATGAGCTTACAATCTAGCTTTGAAGACAATTTAAGCTCAATGACTGAGTCTATTGGCTATGTAAAAAGCGGTCAGGTAACCTTTGCTGTTAGAGATACAAGCGCAGATGGGCTTGAAATATCAAAGGACGATGTAATAGGCATAGGTGAAAAGAAGATTGTATCTGCAGGCAAAGAAATAAGTGCCGTTACAAAAATGCTTATAGAAAATCTTGTAGATGAGGATAGCGAAATAATTAGCTTGTTTTATGGTGAAGATATCAATGAAGACGAAGCTGAGAGCCTTATAGAGGAATTAGAGGAAGCTTACCCAGATTTAGATATTGAACTATATCATGGGGGACAGCCTTTATATTATTATATTATTTCTGTGGAATAG
- the rpe gene encoding ribulose-phosphate 3-epimerase translates to MIKLAPSILSADFSNLLSDIKVVEDAGCEYLHIDVMDGHFVPNITIGPPVINALKGKIDMVFDVHLMIENPDKYIEAFSDAGADLIVVHQEACTHLHRTIQSIKALGKKAGVALNPATPIETIKHIIHDIDMVLIMTVNPGFGGQKFIESMIPKIKELKSLCLKENVNIDIQVDGGITPENVKKVVSAGANIIVAGSAIFGSNDIKQTVKLFRENSVV, encoded by the coding sequence ATGATTAAATTAGCACCATCGATTCTATCAGCAGATTTTTCGAACCTTTTAAGTGATATCAAGGTTGTTGAGGATGCTGGATGCGAATATTTACACATAGATGTAATGGATGGACATTTTGTCCCTAATATTACAATTGGACCACCAGTTATAAATGCCCTTAAAGGCAAAATTGATATGGTTTTTGATGTGCATCTTATGATTGAAAATCCAGATAAATATATAGAGGCTTTTTCAGATGCTGGGGCTGACCTTATTGTAGTACATCAAGAAGCTTGCACACATCTTCACAGAACTATACAATCGATTAAAGCCTTAGGTAAAAAAGCAGGTGTTGCACTTAATCCTGCTACACCTATAGAAACTATAAAGCATATAATTCATGACATAGACATGGTTCTTATTATGACAGTAAATCCAGGTTTCGGGGGACAAAAATTCATCGAATCTATGATACCTAAAATAAAAGAGCTTAAATCACTATGTCTTAAAGAAAACGTGAATATAGATATCCAGGTTGATGGAGGAATTACCCCTGAAAATGTGAAGAAAGTAGTAAGCGCAGGAGCAAATATAATAGTTGCTGGATCTGCTATATTTGGCAGTAATGACATAAAGCAAACTGTTAAATTGTTTAGAGAAAATTCAGTGGTATAG
- the pknB gene encoding Stk1 family PASTA domain-containing Ser/Thr kinase codes for MNNKVLGNRYQLMEKIGEGGMANVYTARCQILNRIVAVKILKDEFSTDEEFVNKFKNEAQAAASLNHPNIINVYDVGQDNGISYIVMEYVDGINLKELIKKEGALDEQRAINIVKQIALALSEAHSKKIIHRDIKPHNIMITKDNMVKVGDFGIAKAVNSSTITSVGAVMGSVHYFSPEQARGGYMDERSDIYSLGIVLYELLTGKLPFSGETPVNVALKHIHSKVELGEEDFANVSQDAQNLILKMTQRNVDRRYKNVEQLVADISSLEQKKPINNFIEREEDFETKRILFGHQELDFSDDYEEDYDDEEIDMKSNKKSKIADRKPKRKHSKTMSIFAIIAALVASLVFLATVFIFSGGELLPSNVFGIFSSNKIDTPSLLGKTLEEAEEEATKLGLKVEMISEEPNSKYAEGTISKQEPTVGVKVNEGETIKVVISKALAETVSVPSVEGMKLTEALELLESKNLQEAVEYEFTDQEEDIILSQSPAAGENVEERSIIKLKVSRGPEEILEMVPSLVGKSLEDAKANIGNFKVGELSYNEDKSKKDGVVLSQIPKADTEAKKGSEINLVINRLEKEEQPQTIKTSMAIMLPEKETVALQIKDLSTGAVVYNQTIRPADLNGILIVDIIGKNGETKDYEIYIDGQYYTTQQVAF; via the coding sequence GTGAATAATAAAGTTTTAGGAAATAGATATCAGCTGATGGAAAAAATAGGAGAAGGCGGGATGGCAAATGTTTATACCGCTAGATGCCAGATACTAAATCGTATAGTTGCAGTAAAAATTTTAAAGGATGAGTTTTCAACTGACGAAGAATTTGTTAACAAATTCAAAAATGAAGCTCAGGCTGCAGCAAGCCTTAATCATCCTAATATTATAAATGTATATGATGTAGGTCAGGACAATGGCATATCTTACATAGTAATGGAGTATGTTGATGGAATAAATTTAAAAGAGCTCATTAAAAAAGAAGGAGCTTTAGATGAACAAAGAGCTATTAATATCGTAAAACAGATAGCCTTAGCTTTATCAGAAGCTCATAGTAAGAAAATTATCCACAGAGATATCAAGCCACACAATATTATGATAACTAAAGACAATATGGTTAAAGTAGGAGATTTTGGAATTGCAAAGGCTGTAAATAGCTCTACAATTACCAGTGTAGGGGCAGTTATGGGCTCAGTTCATTATTTTTCTCCGGAGCAGGCAAGAGGGGGATATATGGATGAGAGAAGTGATATATATTCACTTGGAATAGTCCTATATGAACTTCTTACAGGAAAGCTTCCATTTAGCGGAGAAACACCTGTAAATGTTGCTCTGAAGCATATCCACAGTAAGGTTGAGCTAGGTGAAGAAGATTTTGCAAACGTGTCACAGGATGCTCAGAATCTTATTTTGAAAATGACTCAACGTAATGTAGATAGAAGATACAAGAATGTAGAGCAACTAGTTGCAGATATTTCTAGTTTAGAGCAAAAGAAGCCTATAAATAATTTTATTGAAAGAGAAGAGGATTTTGAAACTAAGAGAATACTTTTTGGGCATCAAGAGCTGGACTTTTCAGATGATTATGAGGAAGATTATGATGACGAGGAAATTGACATGAAATCAAATAAAAAATCAAAAATAGCAGATAGAAAGCCAAAACGAAAGCATTCTAAGACTATGTCCATTTTTGCGATAATTGCAGCTTTGGTAGCTTCGCTTGTGTTTTTAGCAACTGTATTTATATTCTCAGGAGGAGAACTTCTACCTTCAAATGTCTTTGGTATTTTCTCATCCAATAAGATAGATACACCTTCACTTCTTGGAAAAACTCTAGAAGAAGCTGAGGAAGAAGCTACAAAGCTAGGTCTTAAAGTAGAAATGATATCTGAGGAACCAAATAGTAAATACGCAGAGGGAACTATTTCTAAACAAGAGCCAACTGTGGGAGTAAAAGTAAACGAAGGAGAGACCATAAAAGTTGTCATCTCTAAAGCATTAGCTGAAACTGTAAGTGTACCCAGTGTTGAAGGGATGAAGCTTACAGAGGCTCTAGAATTACTTGAGTCAAAAAATCTGCAGGAGGCTGTAGAGTATGAATTTACTGATCAGGAAGAAGATATTATTCTTTCGCAATCGCCAGCCGCTGGAGAAAACGTAGAGGAAAGAAGCATTATTAAGCTGAAAGTTAGCAGAGGACCAGAAGAAATACTTGAAATGGTTCCATCCCTTGTTGGCAAATCCTTAGAGGATGCAAAAGCCAATATAGGAAATTTTAAAGTGGGAGAACTAAGCTATAACGAAGATAAATCTAAAAAAGATGGAGTAGTATTATCGCAGATTCCAAAAGCAGATACTGAAGCAAAAAAAGGCAGTGAAATTAATCTAGTAATAAATAGACTAGAAAAAGAGGAGCAACCTCAAACAATTAAAACTAGCATGGCTATCATGCTTCCTGAAAAAGAAACAGTTGCACTTCAGATAAAGGATTTATCGACAGGAGCTGTAGTATATAACCAAACTATTAGACCAGCGGACTTAAATGGAATATTAATAGTGGATATAATAGGTAAAAATGGCGAAACAAAAGACTATGAAATATATATAGATGGTCAATATTATACAACCCAACAAGTAGCTTTTTAA
- the rsgA gene encoding ribosome small subunit-dependent GTPase A yields the protein METGRIIKGLSSFYYVKNYEDNEVYECRARGIFRKDSISPVIGDVVEMTVVDPVTKKGMIESVKERSSYLFRPPIANVTKALLIFAVKSPEPNLSLIDRFIVLAERERLDITICFNKVDLDTEGKYEDYVKIYERAGYTVIAASVKHDLDFQKIKDEFKDNITVIAGPSGVGKSSLLNKIDPKLNLKTSQISEKLQRGRHTTRYAQLIELEENALVADTPGFSSLNLDLIDEVELKEYFVEFHEYDHECKFGFKCIHENEPGCKVKQAVLDKEIPNQRYESYLQLLKEIRSDKKRRY from the coding sequence ATGGAAACAGGAAGAATTATAAAAGGTCTATCGAGTTTTTATTATGTTAAAAATTACGAAGATAATGAAGTATATGAATGCAGAGCGAGAGGTATATTTAGAAAAGATAGCATAAGCCCAGTCATAGGCGATGTGGTAGAAATGACGGTAGTGGACCCTGTGACAAAAAAAGGCATGATTGAAAGTGTAAAAGAGAGGTCGAGCTATTTGTTCAGACCTCCTATTGCCAATGTAACGAAGGCTCTATTGATTTTTGCTGTAAAAAGCCCTGAGCCAAATCTTTCACTAATAGACAGATTCATAGTTCTTGCAGAAAGAGAAAGACTTGATATTACTATTTGCTTTAATAAAGTAGATTTAGATACCGAAGGAAAATATGAAGATTATGTAAAAATCTATGAAAGAGCAGGTTACACGGTTATTGCTGCAAGTGTAAAGCATGATTTAGATTTTCAAAAGATAAAAGACGAGTTTAAAGATAATATAACGGTAATAGCTGGCCCTTCAGGTGTAGGAAAATCCAGTCTCTTAAATAAAATTGATCCAAAGCTAAACTTAAAAACATCTCAGATAAGTGAGAAGCTCCAAAGGGGTAGACATACGACAAGGTATGCTCAGCTTATTGAACTAGAAGAGAATGCACTAGTTGCTGACACTCCAGGATTTAGCTCATTGAACTTGGACTTGATTGACGAGGTTGAGCTAAAAGAATATTTTGTAGAATTTCATGAATATGACCATGAGTGTAAATTTGGATTTAAATGTATACATGAAAACGAGCCAGGATGCAAGGTAAAACAAGCTGTTTTAGATAAAGAAATACCAAATCAGCGATATGAAAGCTACTTGCAGTTATTAAAGGAAATTAGAAGTGATAAAAAACGGAGGTATTAA
- the rsmD gene encoding 16S rRNA (guanine(966)-N(2))-methyltransferase RsmD yields the protein MRVIAGKARGKKLLSPQTDKIRPTLDRVKESLFNIIGFEIRDCSFLDLFCGSGAIGIEAISRDADKVYFVDRDSSSIELTQKNIESCKFDSTKYKILKADAFEALNSLANKGIKLDYIFMDPPYGFLDIDKIIEKISQLDLLSSGGLLIAETDIDDSISENIGKLNKTREKKYSITKLSFYERTEHNG from the coding sequence ATGAGAGTTATAGCTGGGAAGGCAAGAGGAAAGAAGTTACTATCTCCTCAAACGGATAAGATAAGACCTACTCTAGATAGAGTAAAGGAATCACTGTTTAATATTATCGGCTTCGAAATTAGAGATTGTAGCTTTTTAGATTTATTTTGTGGAAGTGGAGCTATAGGAATTGAAGCAATCTCTAGAGATGCAGATAAAGTTTATTTTGTAGATAGAGATTCTAGCTCTATTGAGCTCACACAAAAAAATATAGAGTCTTGTAAATTTGATTCTACAAAATATAAAATACTAAAAGCAGACGCATTTGAGGCATTAAATTCGCTTGCAAACAAAGGAATAAAATTGGACTATATTTTTATGGATCCACCTTACGGATTTCTAGATATAGATAAAATCATTGAGAAAATATCTCAGCTCGATTTATTGAGCAGTGGAGGGCTTTTGATTGCAGAAACAGATATTGATGACTCTATATCTGAAAATATAGGAAAACTAAATAAAACTAGAGAAAAAAAATATTCAATAACCAAATTATCGTTTTACGAGAGGACTGAACATAATGGCTAA
- a CDS encoding Asp23/Gls24 family envelope stress response protein, with protein sequence MAGILANEKGNVYIDKEVVAKIASQAAMECYGLVGMASKNKSTGIVELLQGPNGSKGVKVDIAEETVSIELFVIIQYGTKISVVADNIIDRVKYYVENQTGLKVSKIDINVQGVRVQK encoded by the coding sequence ATGGCAGGTATCTTAGCAAATGAAAAAGGAAATGTATATATAGATAAAGAAGTTGTTGCTAAAATAGCAAGTCAAGCGGCAATGGAATGTTATGGTCTTGTTGGAATGGCATCAAAAAACAAATCTACAGGAATTGTAGAGCTACTCCAAGGTCCAAATGGAAGCAAGGGAGTAAAGGTTGACATTGCAGAGGAAACTGTTAGTATTGAGCTCTTTGTCATTATTCAATATGGAACCAAGATATCAGTAGTTGCAGATAATATAATCGATAGAGTTAAATATTATGTAGAAAATCAAACTGGACTTAAGGTAAGTAAAATCGATATTAATGTCCAAGGCGTAAGAGTTCAAAAGTAA
- the rpmB gene encoding 50S ribosomal protein L28: MARVCEVCGKGKVSGNNVSHSNRHTKRTWSPNLRNVKAVVEGTPKTIKVCTRCLRSGKVQRAV; this comes from the coding sequence ATGGCAAGAGTTTGCGAGGTATGCGGAAAAGGCAAAGTAAGCGGCAATAATGTCAGCCATTCAAATCGTCATACAAAAAGAACTTGGTCTCCAAATCTGCGTAACGTTAAGGCAGTAGTTGAGGGAACTCCAAAGACAATAAAAGTATGTACAAGATGCTTACGTTCTGGAAAAGTACAAAGAGCTGTATAA
- a CDS encoding Stp1/IreP family PP2C-type Ser/Thr phosphatase: MDFSFITDCGMKRPTNEDYCHAETLIIQGEETGFFAVADGMGGHNKGEVASKMAIDKLKTYVFRHLEDNAEGVGDLKIMLSRAFYETNKLVYEKANKEDQFAGMGTTLIAAIINSNNLIVANVGDSRAYVFREDTLHQLTVDNSYVQELVKQGVIKPEDARTHPQKNVITRAVGTDKSVRVDFYHKELQKKDIVILCSDGLTNMVDDSEIQNILRTCINPQNCCDSLVELANKKGGKDNITIVCVIL; the protein is encoded by the coding sequence TTGGATTTTTCTTTTATAACTGACTGTGGAATGAAAAGACCTACTAACGAAGATTATTGTCATGCAGAAACTCTTATAATCCAAGGTGAGGAGACTGGTTTTTTTGCTGTGGCTGATGGAATGGGTGGCCATAACAAGGGGGAAGTAGCCAGTAAAATGGCTATTGATAAATTAAAAACCTACGTTTTTAGACATTTAGAAGATAATGCCGAGGGCGTAGGAGATTTAAAAATAATGCTATCAAGAGCTTTTTATGAAACAAACAAGCTCGTTTATGAAAAGGCCAATAAAGAAGATCAATTTGCTGGTATGGGAACTACCCTAATAGCAGCTATTATAAATTCAAATAACTTAATTGTAGCTAATGTTGGAGATAGTAGGGCTTATGTGTTTAGAGAGGATACCTTGCATCAGCTCACTGTTGACAATTCATATGTACAGGAATTGGTTAAGCAAGGAGTAATAAAGCCCGAAGATGCAAGAACTCATCCTCAAAAAAATGTAATCACTAGAGCTGTAGGAACCGACAAAAGTGTAAGAGTAGATTTTTATCATAAAGAGCTTCAGAAAAAAGATATAGTTATCCTATGCAGTGATGGACTAACCAATATGGTCGATGATTCTGAGATTCAAAATATTTTAAGAACCTGCATCAATCCACAAAATTGTTGTGACAGTCTTGTGGAATTAGCTAATAAAAAGGGTGGAAAAGATAATATAACAATAGTTTGTGTTATCCTATAA
- a CDS encoding thiamine diphosphokinase, producing the protein MKKCCIFVNGNMKTSEFYKETASSHELLISADGASNRLFELGIVPDYIVGDLDSIKSEVEEYYKTQKTVFIKFPAKKDKTDTELAIDLAKEMGYSNITMLGFLGERLDHMLGNIFMLYYAQQLGLNLELVDENNKAWLITKGKTKILNEKARTISFITLGDNAYGITLKGFAYPLDNYNLELGSTRCISNIVSEDEAEVELEIGKLIAILTNPEL; encoded by the coding sequence ATGAAAAAATGCTGTATATTTGTAAATGGAAATATGAAAACATCTGAGTTTTATAAAGAAACAGCTTCTTCGCATGAACTTTTGATATCAGCTGATGGAGCTTCAAACAGATTATTTGAATTGGGAATTGTACCAGACTATATTGTAGGGGATTTAGATTCAATTAAGAGTGAAGTTGAAGAGTATTATAAAACTCAAAAAACAGTTTTTATTAAATTTCCAGCGAAAAAAGATAAAACTGATACAGAACTTGCAATAGATTTAGCAAAAGAGATGGGCTATTCAAATATTACTATGCTGGGATTTTTAGGCGAGAGATTAGACCACATGTTAGGTAACATTTTTATGCTATATTATGCTCAGCAACTAGGGCTTAATCTAGAGCTTGTAGATGAAAATAATAAGGCATGGCTTATTACTAAAGGAAAAACTAAGATTTTAAATGAGAAGGCTAGAACCATATCCTTTATAACTTTAGGGGACAATGCTTATGGAATTACGCTTAAAGGATTTGCTTATCCACTTGATAATTATAATTTAGAGCTAGGCTCTACTAGATGCATATCGAACATAGTATCTGAGGATGAAGCTGAAGTAGAGCTAGAGATAGGGAAACTTATTGCTATCTTAACTAACCCAGAATTATAA